Genomic window (Sphingomonas sp. HF-S4):
GGTCCGCTCCACGGGCTTCGAGACGATCGGCTGGACCAATCCCAACCTGTCGGCCGCACAATGCGGCGCGACGACGGGATGCAACCCCACCGGCGGCGGCAACTGGACGATCCCGGCGACGGTCCCCGCCAATGCCGGCAACGGGCTCACCGCAGGCGCGGCGATCGACCAGGCGTTCCTGCTCGCGCGCAATCCCGGCGCCACGATCCAGCAGATCGACAACGGCATCATTCCCCGGCTCGGCCGGCCGATGTTCGAGGAGGGAACCAAGGACCGGATCAACGCGATCGCCAGCCTGGAATATAAGGGCGAACGCTTCCACGCGTATGTCGACGCGATGTACGGCTGGAAAGACAACCAGCTCGAACGTGTCGACGTGAACTGGGTGGGCCGTAACGGCGCTGCGATCCCGCTCAATACCACCTTTGACCGCACCGATTGCGCCGCGGGCTGCGTCGTCACCGGCGGCACCTATGCCAATGCGCAGTTCTTCCTCGAATATCGCCCGCACCTGGAGACGGTGAAGTTCTGGGGCGTCAATCCCGGGCTCGAGTTCGACATCACCGACACGCTCAAGTTCGACGTGCAGGGCAATTACACGAAGAGCGATTTCCATCGCGAATCGCCGAGCGTGCTGGTGATTACACCGGCCAGCTCGGGGGTCACGGTGAACTACAGCAACGATGGCGGCGACATGCCGGTGATCGGCACCAATATCGATCTCAACAATCCTGCCAGTTTCGGTTGGCCGGGCGGGCGCGTGAACATCCAGGACGAGCGGCGACGCACCGAGACCAAGGGCGTGCGCGGCAACCTGACCTGGGGTGACAGCGACTTCGCGATCAAGGCGGGCGCCGCCTATGACGACGTGTCGCGGACGATCCGCGCGTTCGACAACAGCCAGGCGTGGCAGAACGCGGTGTGCGGCAACCAGCCGACCGTGTTCCTGCCGAGCCCCAACACCCAGCCGCCGTGCAACGGCCTGGTCCAGCCCGGCGCCGCGCCGGCGGGGTATCCAAGCTACCCGCTCTACGGCACCGGCTACACCGCGGGCGCCACAGGGCCGGTGCGCTATCTCGGCTCGCTGATCTCCAATGCGCAGGTGCCGAGCTTCCTGCGGCCGACATCGGCGGGGTTCGTCACGGTAGACTGGGAGAAATTCAAGGCGGCGTCGAACTATGACGCGTTCCACGACAGCGCGCCCGAGGCGGGCGGCGCCAATACCGGCGCCAGCGGCGGCTATGTCCGCGAGAAGACCCTCGGCTTCTATGCCGAGGTCAACGGCAATGCCTCGTTCGGCGACAGCAGGCTCCAGTATAATGCGGGGCTGCGCTACGTCCGCACCAAGCAAACGATCGGCGGGCGGGTCACTGCGCCCGATCCGCGCAACGGCGTCGATCCCGACGGCGCCGGGCCGCTGCCCAATGCGTGCCCGGGCACCGGCAACCCGCGCGACGGCGCCTGCTATCCCAACATCGTCAACTTCATCTACACCGAGACCGACTACGACAATTGGCTGCCCTCGGCGAGCGGCGCGTTCCACATCAACGACGTCGCGGTGGTCCGTGCCTCGGCGTCGCGGACGATGACGCGGCCCAACCCCAATACGATGCTGCCGGGGCTGAGCTTCAGCTCGCCCTCGGCCGACGCGGCGACGATCGGCAATCCGGCGCTCGATCCGTATCTATCGACCAATTTCGACCTCGGCTTCGAATATTATACCGGGCAGGAGGGCTATGTCGGCTTCACCGCGTTCCGCAAGGCGATCACGGGCTTTACGGTGAACAGCACGAGCACGGTGCCGTTCGGGTTCCTGGCGCCGTACGGCATCACCTTCGACACGCTGTCGCCGACGCAGCAGGCGGCGATCGTCGCGCGCGGCGGGGCGTCGGCGGCGAACATCACGCTCCAGCAGCAAGTCAACGCCAGCGGCACGCTGAAGGTCAATGGGCTCGAGGCGACCTGGGTCCAGCCGCTCGACTTCCTGCTCGGGCGGTATCTTGGGTTGAACGGCTTCGGCTTCAACGCCAATCTCACGCTGATCGACCAGACTGGCTCTGGCGCGGCGCCGGCGGTGGCGGTGGGCGTGGCGCCGGTCACCTACAACCTCACCGGCTATTACGAGAAGAACGGGCTGAGCGTGCGGCTGTCGACCACCTTCCAGCGCGGCTCGGTGTCGTCGGATGCCAACCAGAACAGCATCAGCGCGGCGCGGCTCTATTCGGACGATTACCAGCAGTTCGACATGTCGGCGAGCGTCGATTTCGCCGAGCTGTTCGACGTCAAATGGGCGCCGCAGCTGACCCTCGACGTGATCAACCTCACCAAGACCAAGCAGCGCAGTTACTTCCAGTTCGAGAACGCCGCCTTCACGCTCTACAATCCAGGCCGGCAAGTGATGATCGGGCTGCGCGGCAGGTTCTAGGCGGCGGTAGCGCCGGGCGGCCTTTTTGCTTTTGCCGCGTGTTTGACTGAGCTACCGCACCTGCATGGTTTCGATTGTACCGCTGATTGCCGGCGTCGAGCTCGGCGGCACCAAATGCATCGCGACGCTCGGC
Coding sequences:
- a CDS encoding TonB-dependent receptor encodes the protein MDTRTARGFSARRAGALVAILLAGTAWPVLAQTAPEPQDPPATVEGPTSPEDEIVVSGYRASLESSTRAKKESTGFVDTIFAEDIGKFPDTNIAESFNRIPGVTISREVTGEGLSVAIRGLGTNFTKVLLNGAPVAVASTGRTDSQNTNREVDLDLFPTELFTSLTVTKSGMASMIEGGAAGTVNMRSARPFDREGTHVTYGGQLTKNTQSDKWGYRGSLLASTTMGEFGLLVGVAGVHNQVRSTGFETIGWTNPNLSAAQCGATTGCNPTGGGNWTIPATVPANAGNGLTAGAAIDQAFLLARNPGATIQQIDNGIIPRLGRPMFEEGTKDRINAIASLEYKGERFHAYVDAMYGWKDNQLERVDVNWVGRNGAAIPLNTTFDRTDCAAGCVVTGGTYANAQFFLEYRPHLETVKFWGVNPGLEFDITDTLKFDVQGNYTKSDFHRESPSVLVITPASSGVTVNYSNDGGDMPVIGTNIDLNNPASFGWPGGRVNIQDERRRTETKGVRGNLTWGDSDFAIKAGAAYDDVSRTIRAFDNSQAWQNAVCGNQPTVFLPSPNTQPPCNGLVQPGAAPAGYPSYPLYGTGYTAGATGPVRYLGSLISNAQVPSFLRPTSAGFVTVDWEKFKAASNYDAFHDSAPEAGGANTGASGGYVREKTLGFYAEVNGNASFGDSRLQYNAGLRYVRTKQTIGGRVTAPDPRNGVDPDGAGPLPNACPGTGNPRDGACYPNIVNFIYTETDYDNWLPSASGAFHINDVAVVRASASRTMTRPNPNTMLPGLSFSSPSADAATIGNPALDPYLSTNFDLGFEYYTGQEGYVGFTAFRKAITGFTVNSTSTVPFGFLAPYGITFDTLSPTQQAAIVARGGASAANITLQQQVNASGTLKVNGLEATWVQPLDFLLGRYLGLNGFGFNANLTLIDQTGSGAAPAVAVGVAPVTYNLTGYYEKNGLSVRLSTTFQRGSVSSDANQNSISAARLYSDDYQQFDMSASVDFAELFDVKWAPQLTLDVINLTKTKQRSYFQFENAAFTLYNPGRQVMIGLRGRF